One stretch of Halobacillus litoralis DNA includes these proteins:
- a CDS encoding HD-GYP domain-containing protein, whose amino-acid sequence MRGIVRSLIKELRNHGEVMSLLSDVFTHDDYIFTHSLNVTMYALALGKELNLSGPKMEALGLGAILHDVGKMNVPREILLKPGRLTEDEFKCIQTHTEAGFEILRQSSNIPLLAAHCAYQHHERLDGSGYPRGIKSEDIHLFGKILAIADVFDAVTSNRVYREAMLPHEGLEILYSGSGCLFDQRMVEAFRRCIAVYPNGLSVQLDDGREAIVVKQNPSVCDRPIVREINKDGTRGRDIDLSKELNIMISNCHLTSVS is encoded by the coding sequence ATGCGAGGGATTGTGCGTTCTTTAATTAAAGAATTACGGAATCACGGAGAAGTCATGTCCTTGTTGTCCGATGTTTTCACACATGATGATTACATCTTCACCCACTCACTGAACGTTACTATGTACGCTCTTGCTCTTGGGAAAGAGTTGAACCTGAGTGGTCCGAAGATGGAGGCTCTCGGCCTCGGGGCGATTCTTCATGATGTAGGGAAAATGAACGTACCGAGAGAGATTCTCTTAAAACCAGGAAGATTGACGGAAGATGAATTCAAGTGTATTCAAACTCACACAGAAGCAGGCTTTGAAATTCTTCGCCAGTCATCAAACATTCCCCTGTTAGCTGCTCATTGCGCTTATCAGCATCACGAGAGGCTGGATGGATCAGGGTATCCACGTGGTATCAAGAGTGAGGACATTCATCTATTTGGAAAAATCCTTGCTATTGCAGATGTATTTGATGCTGTAACAAGTAATCGTGTTTATCGGGAAGCCATGCTCCCTCATGAAGGCTTGGAAATTTTATATTCCGGTTCTGGCTGTTTATTTGATCAACGCATGGTAGAAGCTTTCAGACGTTGTATCGCTGTTTATCCGAACGGATTATCTGTGCAACTCGATGATGGGCGTGAAGCGATTGTAGTTAAACAGAACCCAAGTGTATGTGATCGCCCCATAGTAAGGGAAATAAACAAAGATGGGACGAGAGGGCGAGACATCGACTTGTCCAAAGAATTGAATATTATGATTTCCAATTGTCATCTGACATCAGTAAGTTGA
- the yunB gene encoding sporulation protein YunB codes for MPKKSATTGSTIGKRIVLSLLFFALFTALSLWFINRGVTPALVEIAETKAQQLARDAINEAVSKTIAEDLQFNDLVNMEKDNQGNIVYMGWNSVVVNRALRDTTIRVQNFLKRMELGELPMEDTSLEPNIDPDRTQEELGEQPATLIELPIGVATNNSLLANLGPKVPVQLRVIGDVQSEVDIKMTEYGINAALFELTIHFEVNVRIVIPFSTETTVVTNNIPIDQATILGKVPNFYGGMGGEGDPSFSYPMDPLQ; via the coding sequence ATGCCAAAAAAGAGTGCGACTACTGGTTCCACGATCGGAAAAAGGATTGTGCTTAGTCTGCTGTTTTTCGCCCTTTTCACAGCGTTAAGCCTTTGGTTCATTAACCGAGGTGTGACTCCGGCGCTTGTTGAAATTGCTGAAACAAAAGCTCAACAGCTGGCTAGGGATGCCATAAATGAAGCCGTCAGTAAAACGATCGCAGAAGATTTACAATTCAATGATCTTGTGAATATGGAGAAGGATAACCAAGGAAACATCGTTTATATGGGGTGGAACTCTGTCGTAGTAAACCGGGCACTTCGTGATACGACCATACGTGTTCAAAACTTTTTAAAAAGGATGGAGCTTGGCGAGCTACCTATGGAGGATACGTCTTTAGAGCCGAATATTGATCCCGATCGCACACAGGAAGAATTAGGAGAACAGCCGGCAACCTTAATTGAACTTCCTATCGGGGTAGCGACGAACAACAGTTTACTTGCGAACCTTGGGCCAAAAGTTCCTGTTCAACTAAGAGTGATTGGAGACGTTCAATCGGAAGTCGATATCAAGATGACGGAGTATGGGATTAATGCAGCTCTGTTTGAATTGACCATTCATTTTGAAGTGAACGTGCGGATTGTTATTCCGTTTTCTACAGAAACGACTGTCGTAACGAATAACATTCCAATTGATCAAGCCACAATACTTGGTAAAGTACCTAATTTCTATGGTGGCATGGGTGGAGAAGGGGATCCATCATTTTCTTATCCAATGGACCCCTTGCAATAA
- a CDS encoding methionine/alanine import family NSS transporter small subunit encodes MSAGAVTMMIIGIVVIWGGLAASITNAVKKSKS; translated from the coding sequence ATGTCAGCTGGTGCAGTAACAATGATGATTATCGGAATAGTCGTTATATGGGGTGGCCTGGCTGCCAGTATTACGAATGCCGTTAAAAAATCCAAATCATAA
- a CDS encoding M23 family metallopeptidase yields the protein MKYIGSMILCLGMCTLFFAGSIHADEESDARMALYKKTSAITDIPWEYLAAIDQYERQVHDDPKDGRVTAIEADPMFWTGSAGEMPSTFFPEGWGLDGNGDQKVQLDNDEDVLYSIGTYLKSFGTTSDDIKIALWNYYKRDLTVQTIMNTAGVFKKFQTVNLTNRDFPLPLQANYSYRSTWGDARGFGGRRIHEGTDIFANYGVPVKSTTYGVVEMKGWNKFGGWRIGIRDIYNIYHYYAHLHSFSEEIKVGDIVQPGDVIGSVGASGYGPPGTSGKFPPHLHYGMYQDNGKNEWSFDPYPFLRKWERMTKN from the coding sequence ATGAAATACATCGGTTCAATGATCTTATGTCTTGGCATGTGTACTCTTTTCTTCGCTGGTTCCATACATGCAGATGAAGAGAGTGATGCGCGAATGGCATTATATAAGAAAACCTCAGCCATCACAGATATTCCCTGGGAGTATTTGGCGGCGATTGATCAATATGAGAGACAAGTTCATGACGACCCCAAAGATGGCCGTGTTACTGCAATTGAAGCAGATCCGATGTTTTGGACCGGTTCTGCTGGAGAAATGCCCTCAACATTTTTTCCGGAAGGCTGGGGTTTAGATGGAAATGGTGATCAAAAGGTTCAGTTGGATAATGATGAAGACGTGTTGTATTCAATAGGCACATACTTGAAGTCTTTCGGTACTACGAGTGATGACATTAAAATTGCCTTATGGAATTATTACAAGAGAGACCTTACCGTTCAAACCATTATGAACACAGCGGGAGTATTTAAAAAATTCCAGACCGTTAATTTGACAAACCGTGACTTTCCCCTCCCTCTTCAAGCAAATTATAGTTATAGAAGCACATGGGGGGATGCTCGAGGATTTGGAGGACGGCGCATTCACGAAGGCACCGATATCTTCGCTAATTACGGTGTGCCCGTTAAATCTACAACGTATGGAGTTGTGGAGATGAAAGGGTGGAATAAGTTTGGTGGTTGGCGGATTGGGATTCGGGATATTTATAACATTTACCACTATTACGCCCATTTGCACAGTTTTTCAGAAGAAATTAAAGTAGGTGACATTGTACAACCTGGTGATGTTATTGGTTCGGTAGGAGCTTCTGGATATGGACCACCTGGAACCTCCGGAAAGTTCCCTCCCCACCTTCATTATGGCATGTATCAAGATAATGGAAAAAATGAATGGTCCTTTGACCCTTACCCATTCCTGCGAAAATGGGAAAGGATGACAAAAAATTAA
- a CDS encoding YhcN/YlaJ family sporulation lipoprotein, which translates to MKKIWNVFTLLALVTLIVSGCQETKEEQAKNMMDDDTLNGNAMDGYNEKPKDGQVGYVRFNKDQLNQDAEEHREIKVNREEMADMISRMILRYDQFDDVATVVTDNEVLVAYKKADDTDRESAADMVQKTAYSLVPSFYHVYVSDNPASFGDIQSLSNSTVYDQGYNDTIDSIIKKMKKSPQGKVDESNPSQPDVGPNMNTKEETGMEN; encoded by the coding sequence TTGAAAAAAATATGGAATGTATTCACCCTTCTGGCCCTTGTTACACTCATCGTTTCCGGATGTCAGGAAACAAAAGAAGAGCAAGCAAAAAATATGATGGATGATGACACGTTGAATGGCAATGCGATGGATGGATATAACGAAAAGCCAAAAGATGGTCAAGTAGGTTATGTACGCTTCAACAAGGATCAATTAAATCAAGATGCTGAAGAGCACCGCGAAATTAAAGTCAATCGTGAAGAAATGGCGGATATGATCTCTAGAATGATCCTCCGTTATGATCAATTCGATGACGTAGCCACAGTAGTAACGGATAATGAGGTACTCGTTGCCTATAAAAAAGCGGATGATACAGATCGAGAATCAGCTGCTGATATGGTTCAGAAAACGGCTTATTCTTTAGTTCCGAGCTTTTACCATGTATATGTATCGGACAATCCTGCTTCTTTCGGAGATATCCAAAGCCTCAGTAACTCTACAGTGTATGATCAAGGGTATAACGATACGATCGATAGCATTATCAAAAAAATGAAAAAGTCACCACAAGGGAAAGTCGATGAGTCCAATCCTAGTCAACCGGATGTTGGACCTAATATGAATACAAAAGAAGAAACAGGCATGGAAAATTGA
- a CDS encoding YutD family protein, which translates to MIELAGKTYDILEDYQEGFQQEEVESRFSDILNKYDFIVGDWGYGQLRLKGFYDDQNSKATFDTKISTLEDYLYEYCNFGCSYFVLKRIRQ; encoded by the coding sequence ATGATTGAGCTCGCTGGGAAAACATATGATATCCTAGAGGATTATCAAGAGGGCTTTCAACAAGAAGAAGTAGAAAGTCGATTTAGTGATATCCTGAATAAATATGACTTTATCGTTGGGGATTGGGGTTATGGTCAGTTAAGGTTAAAAGGGTTTTATGATGATCAAAATTCCAAAGCAACGTTTGATACTAAAATCAGTACGCTTGAAGATTATTTGTATGAATACTGTAACTTTGGATGTTCTTACTTTGTACTGAAAAGAATCCGTCAATAA
- a CDS encoding cytosolic protein — protein sequence MGKEKRKYSDFANVEAQRNYLTPEQLPEGPYGAPRNKYEPVTNDKSAPWTEEQRYYSAFNYENKGLHQDLPRHEDGAHPTHDETGENVKPSEEAH from the coding sequence ATGGGTAAAGAAAAACGTAAATATTCGGATTTTGCCAATGTCGAAGCCCAGCGTAATTACTTGACTCCCGAACAACTTCCAGAGGGACCTTATGGTGCACCCCGAAACAAATATGAACCTGTAACCAATGATAAAAGTGCGCCATGGACAGAGGAGCAGCGGTATTACAGCGCTTTCAACTATGAAAATAAAGGGCTCCACCAGGACCTCCCTCGCCATGAGGATGGTGCTCACCCCACGCATGATGAAACAGGTGAAAACGTGAAGCCTTCTGAGGAAGCTCATTAA
- a CDS encoding DUF3055 domain-containing protein, whose product MQRPLLEDVTQNTSTRFVSFTAGSHRFELALMKADYFQNQTMVINLPKNRQALLDHENINEIGHLEHMFQLSAIEAEELRNYLPDLL is encoded by the coding sequence ATGCAACGTCCGCTTCTGGAAGACGTCACTCAAAATACAAGCACACGTTTTGTATCGTTTACAGCAGGGAGTCACCGGTTTGAACTTGCTCTCATGAAAGCCGATTATTTTCAAAATCAAACGATGGTGATCAATTTACCAAAAAACCGTCAAGCTTTGCTTGATCATGAGAATATCAATGAAATCGGCCACTTGGAACATATGTTTCAACTCAGTGCTATCGAAGCCGAAGAATTAAGGAATTATCTTCCCGACCTTCTCTGA
- the hepT gene encoding type VII toxin-antitoxin system HepT family RNase toxin, with the protein MYFVNREKIEEILSYMEKTQGELAEHSYKRFADQLLLERVTHLNIEAIIDVGNMMIDGFIMRDPGSYEDIIDILTDEKVLPEDEQEAYKQFVQLRKMIVQQYTEVDHEQIVQVWQEQQASLKAFPNRVRNYLDNELGPVSAFSKS; encoded by the coding sequence ATGTATTTCGTGAATCGAGAAAAAATTGAAGAAATTTTATCATATATGGAAAAAACACAAGGGGAATTGGCGGAACACTCTTACAAGCGTTTTGCAGACCAGCTACTCTTAGAACGGGTGACACATTTAAACATTGAAGCCATCATAGACGTCGGAAACATGATGATTGATGGTTTCATCATGAGAGACCCAGGAAGTTATGAAGATATCATCGACATACTGACAGATGAAAAGGTGTTACCTGAGGATGAGCAGGAAGCATATAAGCAATTTGTTCAACTGAGGAAAATGATTGTACAACAATATACGGAAGTCGACCATGAGCAGATCGTACAAGTGTGGCAGGAGCAACAAGCCTCGTTAAAAGCTTTTCCGAATCGAGTCCGTAATTACTTGGATAATGAGCTTGGACCTGTTTCTGCCTTTTCCAAGAGTTGA
- a CDS encoding TIGR01457 family HAD-type hydrolase has product MSKKEYKGYLIDLDGTMYKGAERIEGAAEFVEYLKSKNLPFMYLTNNSSKTVDKIAEKLNQIGVQAKPEQVYTSSLATAEYIRSEKENARVFAIGEEGLFDALRQEGLELVEEGADFVVIGIDREINYEKLAIACLEVRNGAAFISTNGDIAIPTERGLVPGNGAVTSVISVSTGVDPVFVGKPEPLIMSRALKRLGHNKKDVLMVGDNYNTDIKAGMSAGMDTLMVETGLSTFDEIKDNDHQPTYKCKDLFQWIQHLNSNEEK; this is encoded by the coding sequence ATGAGCAAGAAGGAATACAAAGGCTATCTTATTGATCTCGATGGAACCATGTACAAAGGTGCTGAAAGAATTGAAGGGGCGGCTGAATTCGTCGAGTACTTAAAATCGAAGAACCTTCCATTTATGTATTTGACAAATAACTCTTCAAAAACTGTTGATAAAATTGCAGAGAAACTCAATCAAATCGGAGTCCAGGCTAAACCAGAGCAAGTCTATACGAGTAGTCTTGCAACCGCTGAATATATAAGGAGTGAAAAAGAAAATGCCCGCGTTTTTGCCATCGGGGAAGAAGGGTTATTCGATGCATTGCGCCAAGAGGGTTTGGAATTGGTGGAAGAGGGAGCAGACTTCGTGGTGATTGGTATTGACCGGGAAATTAATTATGAGAAGCTGGCCATAGCTTGTTTGGAGGTTAGGAATGGAGCTGCTTTCATAAGTACAAATGGAGACATTGCTATACCTACAGAGCGTGGGCTTGTGCCAGGAAATGGAGCTGTGACATCCGTGATTTCTGTGAGTACCGGTGTGGACCCAGTGTTTGTAGGTAAACCTGAGCCGTTAATTATGTCTAGGGCTCTGAAACGGTTAGGACATAATAAAAAGGACGTCTTAATGGTTGGGGACAATTACAACACAGATATTAAAGCTGGTATGTCAGCGGGTATGGATACATTAATGGTAGAGACTGGATTGAGTACGTTTGATGAAATCAAGGATAATGACCATCAGCCCACATACAAATGCAAAGATTTATTCCAATGGATCCAACATTTGAATTCGAATGAAGAGAAGTAG